A stretch of the Stegostoma tigrinum isolate sSteTig4 chromosome 34, sSteTig4.hap1, whole genome shotgun sequence genome encodes the following:
- the LOC125446298 gene encoding nuclear factor 7, brain-like isoform X4 — protein sequence MSCDMENGNYGEALVCSLCLELFVEPVLVGCDRNYCRTCIESYREAQGGSICCPQCGVSTEQLVLQPNRVLRNVVDKIRRLTTPQQDLAEDERLLCPEHQERLTLVCETDGMIVCLVCRDSKLHKQHRFRERAEFLASCKDKGAVLLNSLNQKVVSLKDVVQKQGLEIAQLKDMGCSLICHIAQQFADLHRFLNEHEQQLLEKLEAHVEGHLVGMEGNLIKLRAILFSTEQDILSIEAKLDQGDLASLKEVSSWRDSRLSEETPTVLPGNVCLGTYKGPLQYKLWKEMKNVIHPASDSTWLHNDQR from the exons ATGTCTTGTGATATGGAGAATGGGAATTATGGGGAAGCCCTGGTCTGTTCTCTCTGCCTTGAGTTATTTGTGGAGCCTGTTCTGGTGGGCTGTGACCGTAATTACTGCCGCACTTGTATTGAGTCCTACAGGGAGGCCCAGGGTGGCAGTATCTGCTGCCCACAGTGCGGTGTGAGTACTGAGCAGCTGGTGCTGCAGCCCAACCGGGTACTGAGGAACGTGGTGGATAAGATTCGCCGGCTGACCACCCCCCAGCAGGACCTGGCTGAGGATGAGCGGCTCCTGTGCCCGGAGCACCAGGAGAGGCTGACCCTGGTCTGTGAGACGGATGGTATGATCGTCTGCCTGGTGTGCAGGGACTCGAAACTTCACAAGCAGCACCGATTCAGGGAGCGGGCTGAATTCCTGGCATCCTGCAAG GATAAAGGAGCGGTGCTCTTAAACTCTCTCAACCAGAAGGTGGTCTCTTTAAAAGATGTGGTGCAAAAACAAGGGCTAGAGATTGCACAGCTGAAG GATATGGGCTGCAGTCTGATCTGCCACATTGCTCAGCAGTTTGCTGACCTGCACAGATTCCTCAATGAGCACGAACAACAGCTCCTGGAGAAGCTGGAGGCTCATGTGGAAGGCCACCTGGTGGGAATGGAAGGAAACCTTATAAAGCTACGGGCGATACTCTTCTCCACTGAGCAGGACATTTTAAGCATTGAGGCCAAATTGGATCAAGGCGACTTGGCATCTCTTAAG GAAGTTAGCTCTTGGAGGGACAG CAGGCTTTCTGAAGAGACGCCCACTGTTCTGCCAGGGAATGTGTGCCTGGGAACATATAAAGGTCCATTACAGTACAAACTATGGAAGGAAATGAAGAATGTCATCCATCCAG
- the LOC125446298 gene encoding zinc-binding protein A33-like isoform X1, which translates to MSCDMENGNYGEALVCSLCLELFVEPVLVGCDRNYCRTCIESYREAQGGSICCPQCGVSTEQLVLQPNRVLRNVVDKIRRLTTPQQDLAEDERLLCPEHQERLTLVCETDGMIVCLVCRDSKLHKQHRFRERAEFLASCKDKGAVLLNSLNQKVVSLKDVVQKQGLEIAQLKDMGCSLICHIAQQFADLHRFLNEHEQQLLEKLEAHVEGHLVGMEGNLIKLRAILFSTEQDILSIEAKLDQGDLASLKEVSSWRDSRLSEETPTVLPGNVCLGTYKGPLQYKLWKEMKNVIHPVPLSLTLDPQTANPWLLLSEDQTSVTVIKTKQIVPDGPARFDVCVSVLAMEGFTSGAHYWEVEVSSKSKWDLGVARESINRKGDIALKPENGYLAISLTNGGQYCALTSPTVTPLQPSGRPSRIGVYVDYEGGQVSFYDAADFAHLYTFTETFTEKIFPYFCPCLNDSGDNGAPLSVVSFQ; encoded by the exons ATGTCTTGTGATATGGAGAATGGGAATTATGGGGAAGCCCTGGTCTGTTCTCTCTGCCTTGAGTTATTTGTGGAGCCTGTTCTGGTGGGCTGTGACCGTAATTACTGCCGCACTTGTATTGAGTCCTACAGGGAGGCCCAGGGTGGCAGTATCTGCTGCCCACAGTGCGGTGTGAGTACTGAGCAGCTGGTGCTGCAGCCCAACCGGGTACTGAGGAACGTGGTGGATAAGATTCGCCGGCTGACCACCCCCCAGCAGGACCTGGCTGAGGATGAGCGGCTCCTGTGCCCGGAGCACCAGGAGAGGCTGACCCTGGTCTGTGAGACGGATGGTATGATCGTCTGCCTGGTGTGCAGGGACTCGAAACTTCACAAGCAGCACCGATTCAGGGAGCGGGCTGAATTCCTGGCATCCTGCAAG GATAAAGGAGCGGTGCTCTTAAACTCTCTCAACCAGAAGGTGGTCTCTTTAAAAGATGTGGTGCAAAAACAAGGGCTAGAGATTGCACAGCTGAAG GATATGGGCTGCAGTCTGATCTGCCACATTGCTCAGCAGTTTGCTGACCTGCACAGATTCCTCAATGAGCACGAACAACAGCTCCTGGAGAAGCTGGAGGCTCATGTGGAAGGCCACCTGGTGGGAATGGAAGGAAACCTTATAAAGCTACGGGCGATACTCTTCTCCACTGAGCAGGACATTTTAAGCATTGAGGCCAAATTGGATCAAGGCGACTTGGCATCTCTTAAG GAAGTTAGCTCTTGGAGGGACAG CAGGCTTTCTGAAGAGACGCCCACTGTTCTGCCAGGGAATGTGTGCCTGGGAACATATAAAGGTCCATTACAGTACAAACTATGGAAGGAAATGAAGAATGTCATCCATCCAG TTCCCCTCAGTCTGACCCTGGATCCTCAAACAGCAAACCCTTGGCTCCTGCTATCGGAGGACCAGACCAGTGTGACTGTCATCAAAACCAAGCAGATTGTCCCTGATGGCCCGGCCAGATTTGACGTGTGTGTGTCCGTCCTGGCAATGGAGGGTTTCACATCTGGCGCACACTACTGGGAGGTGGAAGTGAGCAGCAAGTCCAAATGGGACCTGGGTGTAGCCAGAGAATCCATTAACAGGAAGGGAGACATAGCTTTGAAGCCTGAGAATGGATACCTGGCAATTTCCCTGACCAATGGAGGGCAGTACTGTGCTCTGACATCCCCCACTGTCACTCCCCTGCAGCCGAGTGGGAGACCCAGTCGCATTGGTGTTTACGTGGACTACGAGGGAGGCCAAGTGTCCTTTTACGATGCTGCTGACTTTGCTCATCTCTACACATTTACTGAGACATTTACAGAGAAAATATTCCCTTATTTTTGCCCCTGTCTGAATGACAGTGGAGACAATGGTGCCCCTCTTTCTGTGGTTTCCTTTCAGTAG
- the LOC125446298 gene encoding zinc-binding protein A33-like isoform X2 has translation MSCDMENGNYGEALVCSLCLELFVEPVLVGCDRNYCRTCIESYREAQGGSICCPQCGVSTEQLVLQPNRVLRNVVDKIRRLTTPQQDLAEDERLLCPEHQERLTLVCETDGMIVCLVCRDSKLHKQHRFRERAEFLASCKDKGAVLLNSLNQKVVSLKDVVQKQGLEIAQLKDMGCSLICHIAQQFADLHRFLNEHEQQLLEKLEAHVEGHLVGMEGNLIKLRAILFSTEQDILSIEAKLDQGDLASLKEVSSWRDRLSEETPTVLPGNVCLGTYKGPLQYKLWKEMKNVIHPVPLSLTLDPQTANPWLLLSEDQTSVTVIKTKQIVPDGPARFDVCVSVLAMEGFTSGAHYWEVEVSSKSKWDLGVARESINRKGDIALKPENGYLAISLTNGGQYCALTSPTVTPLQPSGRPSRIGVYVDYEGGQVSFYDAADFAHLYTFTETFTEKIFPYFCPCLNDSGDNGAPLSVVSFQ, from the exons ATGTCTTGTGATATGGAGAATGGGAATTATGGGGAAGCCCTGGTCTGTTCTCTCTGCCTTGAGTTATTTGTGGAGCCTGTTCTGGTGGGCTGTGACCGTAATTACTGCCGCACTTGTATTGAGTCCTACAGGGAGGCCCAGGGTGGCAGTATCTGCTGCCCACAGTGCGGTGTGAGTACTGAGCAGCTGGTGCTGCAGCCCAACCGGGTACTGAGGAACGTGGTGGATAAGATTCGCCGGCTGACCACCCCCCAGCAGGACCTGGCTGAGGATGAGCGGCTCCTGTGCCCGGAGCACCAGGAGAGGCTGACCCTGGTCTGTGAGACGGATGGTATGATCGTCTGCCTGGTGTGCAGGGACTCGAAACTTCACAAGCAGCACCGATTCAGGGAGCGGGCTGAATTCCTGGCATCCTGCAAG GATAAAGGAGCGGTGCTCTTAAACTCTCTCAACCAGAAGGTGGTCTCTTTAAAAGATGTGGTGCAAAAACAAGGGCTAGAGATTGCACAGCTGAAG GATATGGGCTGCAGTCTGATCTGCCACATTGCTCAGCAGTTTGCTGACCTGCACAGATTCCTCAATGAGCACGAACAACAGCTCCTGGAGAAGCTGGAGGCTCATGTGGAAGGCCACCTGGTGGGAATGGAAGGAAACCTTATAAAGCTACGGGCGATACTCTTCTCCACTGAGCAGGACATTTTAAGCATTGAGGCCAAATTGGATCAAGGCGACTTGGCATCTCTTAAG GAAGTTAGCTCTTGGAGGGACAG GCTTTCTGAAGAGACGCCCACTGTTCTGCCAGGGAATGTGTGCCTGGGAACATATAAAGGTCCATTACAGTACAAACTATGGAAGGAAATGAAGAATGTCATCCATCCAG TTCCCCTCAGTCTGACCCTGGATCCTCAAACAGCAAACCCTTGGCTCCTGCTATCGGAGGACCAGACCAGTGTGACTGTCATCAAAACCAAGCAGATTGTCCCTGATGGCCCGGCCAGATTTGACGTGTGTGTGTCCGTCCTGGCAATGGAGGGTTTCACATCTGGCGCACACTACTGGGAGGTGGAAGTGAGCAGCAAGTCCAAATGGGACCTGGGTGTAGCCAGAGAATCCATTAACAGGAAGGGAGACATAGCTTTGAAGCCTGAGAATGGATACCTGGCAATTTCCCTGACCAATGGAGGGCAGTACTGTGCTCTGACATCCCCCACTGTCACTCCCCTGCAGCCGAGTGGGAGACCCAGTCGCATTGGTGTTTACGTGGACTACGAGGGAGGCCAAGTGTCCTTTTACGATGCTGCTGACTTTGCTCATCTCTACACATTTACTGAGACATTTACAGAGAAAATATTCCCTTATTTTTGCCCCTGTCTGAATGACAGTGGAGACAATGGTGCCCCTCTTTCTGTGGTTTCCTTTCAGTAG
- the LOC125446298 gene encoding zinc-binding protein A33-like isoform X3, producing MIVCLVCRDSKLHKQHRFRERAEFLASCKDKGAVLLNSLNQKVVSLKDVVQKQGLEIAQLKDMGCSLICHIAQQFADLHRFLNEHEQQLLEKLEAHVEGHLVGMEGNLIKLRAILFSTEQDILSIEAKLDQGDLASLKEVSSWRDSRLSEETPTVLPGNVCLGTYKGPLQYKLWKEMKNVIHPVPLSLTLDPQTANPWLLLSEDQTSVTVIKTKQIVPDGPARFDVCVSVLAMEGFTSGAHYWEVEVSSKSKWDLGVARESINRKGDIALKPENGYLAISLTNGGQYCALTSPTVTPLQPSGRPSRIGVYVDYEGGQVSFYDAADFAHLYTFTETFTEKIFPYFCPCLNDSGDNGAPLSVVSFQ from the exons ATGATCGTCTGCCTGGTGTGCAGGGACTCGAAACTTCACAAGCAGCACCGATTCAGGGAGCGGGCTGAATTCCTGGCATCCTGCAAG GATAAAGGAGCGGTGCTCTTAAACTCTCTCAACCAGAAGGTGGTCTCTTTAAAAGATGTGGTGCAAAAACAAGGGCTAGAGATTGCACAGCTGAAG GATATGGGCTGCAGTCTGATCTGCCACATTGCTCAGCAGTTTGCTGACCTGCACAGATTCCTCAATGAGCACGAACAACAGCTCCTGGAGAAGCTGGAGGCTCATGTGGAAGGCCACCTGGTGGGAATGGAAGGAAACCTTATAAAGCTACGGGCGATACTCTTCTCCACTGAGCAGGACATTTTAAGCATTGAGGCCAAATTGGATCAAGGCGACTTGGCATCTCTTAAG GAAGTTAGCTCTTGGAGGGACAG CAGGCTTTCTGAAGAGACGCCCACTGTTCTGCCAGGGAATGTGTGCCTGGGAACATATAAAGGTCCATTACAGTACAAACTATGGAAGGAAATGAAGAATGTCATCCATCCAG TTCCCCTCAGTCTGACCCTGGATCCTCAAACAGCAAACCCTTGGCTCCTGCTATCGGAGGACCAGACCAGTGTGACTGTCATCAAAACCAAGCAGATTGTCCCTGATGGCCCGGCCAGATTTGACGTGTGTGTGTCCGTCCTGGCAATGGAGGGTTTCACATCTGGCGCACACTACTGGGAGGTGGAAGTGAGCAGCAAGTCCAAATGGGACCTGGGTGTAGCCAGAGAATCCATTAACAGGAAGGGAGACATAGCTTTGAAGCCTGAGAATGGATACCTGGCAATTTCCCTGACCAATGGAGGGCAGTACTGTGCTCTGACATCCCCCACTGTCACTCCCCTGCAGCCGAGTGGGAGACCCAGTCGCATTGGTGTTTACGTGGACTACGAGGGAGGCCAAGTGTCCTTTTACGATGCTGCTGACTTTGCTCATCTCTACACATTTACTGAGACATTTACAGAGAAAATATTCCCTTATTTTTGCCCCTGTCTGAATGACAGTGGAGACAATGGTGCCCCTCTTTCTGTGGTTTCCTTTCAGTAG